A segment of the Bacteroidota bacterium genome:
TTTACATACGAAAAGTCCCGCATTTTGGGGACATCCAAAGGAATTGAAATCGTGATGCACAAACTTCGCTTCTCTTTGTCTCCGCAATCCGGAGGTATTTCTCTTCCCTTCTAACCTTCAACTCAGAGCGGAAGACGGGTCTCGAACCCGCAACCTCTAGCTTGGAAGGCTAGAGCTCTACCAATTGAGCTACTTCCGCTTGTAATAATGCAACAGTTAAATCTGTAACCTCTTGCATACCAAGTGGGGTAAGATGGATTCGAACCACCGAAGTCGAAAGACAGCAGATTTACAGTCTGCCCCATTTGGCCACTCTGGTATTACCCCCCAAATCAACAAAAAGAGCCGAAGAAGGGACTCGAACCCCCGACCAGCTGATTACAAATCAGCTGCTCTACCAGCTGAGCTACTTCGGCTTTTTGGTGTTTTTACAAAGAACATTTACCCTTTAAAAAGGGACTGCAAATGTAGTAACAAATTTGGTTGCTGCAAAAAAATAAGATACTTTTTTTATTTCTCTTATAACATACTGAAAAACTGAACTATACAGATGGTTTTTTACCAAGGTTTTAGGTTTAACTAATATTATATTTTATTGGCTTTGAGATTAAGCACGAAAGTAACAACTTTAAATGATTAAATTCTTTTAGATTTTTACGCTTCAAAAACATGAAAAAATTACTGTTCTTCTTTAGCCTTTTTGCTTCGCTTTTTAGCTTTTCTCAAGCGCCAAATCCTGTTAAATGGGAGGCAAGTTATTCAAGCATTAACTCCGATGAAGGTGAAATTATCATCACTGCTAAAATCGATAAAGGCTGGCATATTTATTCGCAAAACATTGCACCCGACGCAGGCCCCATTCCTACTACATTTAATTACACGCCTGGTGCAAATTTTGAGTTAGTAGGAAAAACAATTGAAGGAAATGCGCACGAGGTTTTTGATAAAGCTTTTGATACCAAACTTCTCATTTTCGACGACAAAGCTGAGTTTAAGCAAAAAATAAAATTAAAAAACAGCAAAGGATTTACCACGATTGTAAAACTTGAATTTATGACCTGTAACGATATGCAATGCTTGCCTCCAAAAACAATCGAATTAACGCTAAATATTACATCTAAAAAGTAGGAATATAATTTTAGGTGTTTATGGTATCAAATGTTACACGATTAAATCGCACTAAATCTTAATTTTGCCCACGTATCGCAAGTTTTAAATATGAAAAAATTCATCTTAGGAATAATATTATCAATTTTTAGTTTTGGAATTCTAACCGCGCAGGACAATCCGGTTCATTGGAGTTTCTCTTCCAAAAAAATCAGCGATTGCGAATACGATTTGATCTTTAAAGCTAAAATTGATGAACCATGGCATTTATATTCTTTAAACAAAGCCGGCGATGAAGGTCCAAACCCTACTGTATTTACATTCAAGAAAAATTCCGATTACGAATTAATCGGTAAAGTAAAACAAGGCAAACCGCTAAAAGAGTTTGACAAAGTTTTTGAGATGAATGTAGAGTATTATAAACATGAAGCCACCTTTACACAACGTATTAAACTTTTAACCGATAAGAAAATAAAAATTACCGGTAAATACGAATACCAGTCATGTACTGAAGAAAAGTGTATTTTCCCACCGGCTGATAATTTTGATTTTGAATTACAAGGAACAGCAGCGTGCAATACCGGTTCTTCAGCCACAGCAACAACACCTACTTTAACAGAATCTACAGTTAAGGACTCTACTAATGAGGCTGCTGTTCAGGTTGCCGAAAAAGATTCTGCCAATCAAGCAAACGCACAAACAGGTGCAGTGATAAAAGAAACACATTATGAAGATCAAAAGCCGGCAGCTACCTCTATGTCGTGGTTCGGAATATTTTTAGCAGGCTTTATTGGCGGATTCGCGGCATTACTTACACCTTGTGTGTTTCCAATGATTCCAATGAATGTAAGTTTCTTTACCAAGCAAAGTAAAACCAAACAACAAGGTATTCGTAATGCTTTAACTTATGCTCTATTTATCATTATTCTTTATGTTGGTTTAGGACTTGGCGTTACTTTAATTTTCGGTGCGGGCGCTCTTCATACGCTTTCTACTAATGTTTGGTTCAATCTCGCATTCTTTGTTCTTCTCTTGGTTTTTGCCGCCTCGTTTTTAGGCGCATTCGAAATTGTATTACCAAGTTCCTTCGTGAACAAAATGGATGCTAAAGCAGACAAAGGTGGCTTGATTGGAATTTTCTTTATGGCATTTACTTTAGCGCTCGTTTCATTTTCTTGTACAGGACCAATCATCGGTACGTTATTAGTTGAAGCATCTTCAACAGGAAATATTGCCGGTCCGTTTTGGGGTATGTTTGGTTTTGCATTGGCATTATCATTACCATTCGGCTTGTTCGCTGCTTTCCCTGGATGGTTAAACTCATTACCACAATCAGGAGGATGGCTTAATGCCGTTAAGGTTACGCTTGGTTTTTTAGAATTAGCACTCGCACTTAAATTTGCATCTAACGCAGATTTAGTTGTACAAGCCGGCATTCTTACACGCGAAGTTTTCATTGGATTATGGATTGTAATTTTTGGTTTATTAGGTGTTTACTTGATTGGGGGATTTAAAACTTCACATGACAGCGATTTAAAGCACGTATCTGTTACACGTTTATTTTTCGCTATCACATCCTTCTTCATTACGATTTATTTAATCCCGGGCATGTGGGGAGCTCCTTTAAAAATATTCAGTGGGATATTGCCTCCGTTAGAATATTCTGAATCACCGCATGGATTTGGAGGAAGCGGCAGTGCGCACACCGTTAGTGCTTCAGAAAATCCTGTCGACAAAGAATTTGCTCAGTACATTGAGGTGAATAAAAACGGTATTGTTCATTTCAAGAACGATTACGAACATGCATTAGCTTACGCTAAAAAAGTTGGAAAACCTCTTATGGTTGATTTTACAGGACATGCCTGCGCTAATTGTCGTAAAACTGAGGATTATGTTTGGCCGGATGGTGAAGTAACAAAACGATTAAATAACGATGTGGTTTTAGTTTCTCTTTACGTGGATGACAAGCGCGAACTAGCGGAAAAAGATTACATGAATGTGCATTGGTATGGTAAAGATCGCGTGATTACCGACATTGGGGATAAGTTTAAATACATGGAGGAAACTTTATACGGACAAAGCACGCAACCTCTGTATGTATTGTTAGACCATAATGAAAAGTTAATCGCACCGGTGCGCGGTTACGATCCAAACATTGCTGATTACGTGAAGTGGTTAGATGATGGCATCAACACTTTTAAATCCAAACAAAAATAGTTTTCAGACTATCGTATTTTTTTTCTTCTGTTGAGTACATTTGATAGGCATAATTGCTTCTATGGCTCAACGCATACAAGTTAAATCTGTTTTAAACAAAGCCAAACAAACCGATTCGTGGTTTTTAGATGGCTACACAATTAATCCTTACAGCGGTTGTTCATTTAACTGTTTGTATTGTTATATCCGCGGCAGTAAGTATGGCGAACATATGGAAGAGAAAGTTTCCATTAAGGAAAACACGCTTGAAATACTGGACAAACAATTACACAATAGAGCCAAAAAACAAGAATTTGCTTTTGTCGTTATCGGCACCGCTACCGATCCCTATTTGCATTTCGAGTCGGAAGAAAAACTAACAAGAGGAATTTTGGAGTTAATACTAAAACATCGCTTTCCTGCCCACATTGTCACTAAGTCTGAATTAATAACACGTGATTTTGATTTATTGGAAGAGATAAACAAAGTAGCCATTTTGCCAATGAATCTTGCACATAAGATGGAACGAAAAGTCGTTGTGAGTTTTTCTTTCTCAAGTGTTGACGACACAGTAGGAAAAATATTCGAACCCGGCGCACCACTACCCTCCTTAAGATTAAAGACACTTGAAACAACTGTAAAGAATGGATTTCTTGCCGGCGTAAGTATGATGCCAACTATTCCTTTCGTTAGTGATACGACTGAATCTCTTAACCAAATGTTTTCAGCCTTTAAACAACACGGGGCGCATTACGCGATGCCTTCTACAATAACTTTGTTCGGTAATTCAAGAGGCGATAGTAAAACCATGATGTTTCGTGCCATTGAAAAACACTACCCGCATCTTTTAGAAAAATATAAAAAGTGGTTTGACCAATCGGATTACATGCCTGCGTATTATAACAACGCGTTTAATAAAAAAATGAAGGAATTGAGTCAAGAGTTTAATTTACCCTTGCGTATTGTTCAATAAAAAAGGCTGCCTCGCGAGACAGCCTTTACTATGATTTAATAGAATTTTAATTCTTAATTACTTTTATAACCTCAGCTTTGTTTTTACCCGCTGTTAATTTCACAAAGTAAATTCCATTTGCAACAGAAGATAAATCAATCTCAATTGATTTCACTGAAGCACTTGGCTCAATAGTGTTTTTAGCGTGTACCTTTCCTAATACATCTACAACTTCAACAACCACATCAACGCTGTTTGCATTCAAATTAGCAACAGTAATTTTACCTGTTGTAGGATTAGGATAAACTGCAAACCCAGAGTTATTATTCGCTTCGTTAATACCTGTACAGGTAGAAACACTAACGCTGGCAACTGCCAAACCAGTACATGCGCCATTCGTTCCTGTTACAGTATAATTCGTAGAAGATGTTGGTGTGAATGTTGCTACGGATGATGTTCCACCACCTGAAGTCCAATTGTAAGTACTAGCTCCACTTGCACTGAATGTAACAGAGCTTCCAATACAAATTACTTGATTTGCATTAGCAATAGTTACTGTTGGTGTTGGATTTACTGTAACGTTAACCACAGCACTTGAAGCACATGTTCCGTTATTCCCTGTAACCGTATAAGACGTAGAACCTGAAGGTGAATAAGTAGCCGAAGCTGAAGTTCCCCCACCTGAAGTCCAGTTATAAGAAGCAGCTCCACTGGCATTAAATGTTACCGAACTTCCCGAACAAATTGCTTGGTTTGGATTAGAAACTATCACTGTAGGAGTGCCGCTAACCGTTACATTAACCACAGCGTTTGAAGAACATCCCAAAGAAGTTCCGGTTACTGTATAAGTTGAATTGGAAGATGGTGTATAAGTAGCGCTAGCACCTGTACCGCCTCCGCTTGTCCAAACATACGTTGATGCACCACTGGCATTAAAGGTTACTGAGTTTCCTGAACAAATGGTTTGATTTGCATTAGAAACAGCCACTGTTGGATTAGGATTTACTACAATGTTTCTTACAGCTGTACCAACACAACCATTCGCATTCGCTCCTAACAATGTATAGGTTGTACTTGCAGCAGGAGTCGGAGCTATTGGATTTCCTGTAATTGATCCCGGCATCCAAGTATAAGACGTTGCTCCGCTAGCGGTTAAGGTAGTACTTTGTCCGGCACAAATTGCCGTATTACTTGCTACCGCATTTACTGTAGGTAAAGAATTAACTGTAATGCTTCTAACAGCAGTATTTGTACAACCTGCAGTTGAAGTTCCGGTTACTGTATAAGTAGTATTAACTGTTGGAGAAACAGCCACACTCGCTCCGGTTAAATTCCCCGGCATCCATGTGTACGTTGATGCACCACTCGCAACAAGGGAAGCATTTGAACCAATACAAACTGCGCTACTACTTCCTGCGGTGCTCACCGTTGGAAGTGGATTTACACTTAAAGTTTTAACTGCCGTATTCCTACAACCGTTAGATCCGGTTCCTGTTACTGTATAATTTGTTGTGATAGTTGGTGACACAGCAATAACCGCTGTTGTTGCCGATGTATTCCATGTGTATGTTGTAGCGCCTGATGCTGTTAAATTTGTTGTGTTACCAATACAAACAGAATTAACACCGCTTACAGAAACACTTGGTAAAGCATTTATCGCAACGTTTGCTACAGCTGTTGAAGAACATCCGCCATTATTTCCGGTAACTGTATAAGAAGTAGGTGCAGATGGAGAATACGTTGCACTTGATCCTGTTCCTCCTCCACTTGTCCAGCTATACGCCGAAGCTCCGGATGCGCTGAATGTAACCGGACTTCCGGCACACACTGTTTGACTTGCATTTGAAACTAATACTGTAGGAGTGTTGTTAACCGTTATAGTTTGTGTTGTTAATGTACCGGGACCACTTCCGTTACTTGCCACCATGGAAACAACATATGTACCGCCGGTTGAAAAATTAACGGTTGGGTTTTGAGAAGCCGAAGTATTTACGGTAACACCTGCTGATGGTGTTACGCTCCAGCTCCAAGTAGTTGGGGCATTGCTCGACTGATCATTAAATACTGTATTTTGTCCGGCACAAATTCCGGCAGCAGCTACTGAAAAACTTGAAACAGGAGGAGCGGCAGAAATTACATCTACCATCCAAACACCGCGACCGTAAGTAGCTGCGATTAATTTTGTTGGATTAGCCGGAGATATTTCCATGTCAAACACAGGTGTATTTGGTAAACCTGTATTATAAAGTGTCCAAGTTGAAGATAAATTATCTCTATAATAAACACCAACATCCATTCCAACATATACCATATCATTCGTTCCAACCTGATAAACGGAACAATTAGCAGGAAGGTTTGGAAGATTGGATGTATAATTCGTCCATGTAGTTCCGCCATTAGTACTCATGAATACTTTATTTCCGGCTGAATAACCACTTAATGTAACCCATAATTTATTTGCATCCGTTGGAGAAACTGTAATGAATGTTGGCGCGCCGCTTCCTGTAGGAACGGTTCCTGTAATATTTGTCCAAGTAGCACCGGCATCCGTTGTTTTCCAAATAGCAGTTCCCTTTATTACATATAAAATATTTCCATTGGTTGGTGCAATTGCAAACTCAACTATAGTTGAAGTGCCACTCATACTACCTGCAGTTGCCGTAAAATTCACACCTTTGTTTGTTGAGCGGAACATTTGCTGGCGTCCGGCCCACACGTTATTCGCGTTAGAAGGATCTTGTTTCCAAGGCGAAACCCAGTTACCTGTACCGGATAATCCGCTTGGTGTATTCCAGCTTGCACCGGTATTTGTTGAATACCTGAATGCACCGCTATAGTACGAGGCAAACATATTCGCGTTATTTGTTCTGTCAATAAAACAATCCATTCCATCACCACCCATACGAGCCGCATAAGTTGTTCCATTCCAATAACTGGTTCCATTATCCTGATGTCCGGTAATCCAAAAATTAGCGGTTAAGGCTGATGTTCCAATTTTGTAGATTTGAGAAATATTCATTAAACCAGAAATCTCTTGCCAGTTTGTAGCTGTTCTTCTATAAACAGTTCCATCATTACAATTGAATAAGGTTCCTGCGGCATCATACTCTAAATCGTGATGATCGGCATGTGTAAAAGGCGCGCCGCTTCCTGTCCAATGTCCATACAACGTCCAGTTTGTACCGCCATTTGTAGTGCGCCACACGTTCACGCCACCTACTACAACTTCATCTTTGTTTAATGGAGAAGCTGCGACACACAAATCATACCAGCCTTGTCCACCGGTATCGCTTCCTGTGCTACTCCATCCCAATAAATTTGGAGATGTTGCCATCGTTGAAAAACTCACTGCACTGTTTGTAGAACGGTAAAATCCTTGAAAGCCACTATTAGAACTTAATGAAGCTAAAACATAAACATAATTAGGGTCGTTCGGTGTTACTGCAACAGCCATACGATTAACTCCAGTTGTTGGCAAACCTGCATTTACCGTTGCCCATGTTGCTCCACCGTCGTTAGAAATTCTGAATGTTGCGCCACCCGCGTAAACCGTATTCGGATTTCCGGGCTTGAACTCTAAATCATGAGTACTTGTTGTAAATACTTGCGTCCATGATGTACCGGCATTTGTGGTTCTGTATATTCCAACATTTGTTGCGGCAATAAGAATTTGAGGGTTGGTTGGGTTAATTATTAATCTACGAATAGTGCGTCCTTGATTAACAGTCCAAGCTAAACCTGTAGCTGCCCAAGTGTTTCCACCATCAATTGATTTCAATATTCCTGTTGAATAAGTATCCCCGGCATCACCATCACCTGTTGCTAAATACATAATGTTAGGATTGCTTGGATCAATTGCTAAATCAGAACATCCGGTAACCGTTAAGAAATCAGTGTTGGTTGTCCAACTTGTACCTCCATTGGTAGATTTCCATAAACCACCTGCCGGTGCGCCCACAAATAAAGTGTTAGAGCCGGCAGGATGAATGGTGATAAAATTTAAACGACCGGATTTTAAAAGCTGACCGCCTGCACTTCCGCTTATAGCTCCAAAAGGACCCACAGCCGTCCATGTAGAGGATGCGATCATATTTGGATTACTTAATTTTTGTGTAGAATTATTCTGAAGGAAAGTCTCAAAATTTTTCATGTTTTGAGACGGCAAGGTTAAATCCCCTGAAGGGTAAACACGCGGTTCCATGTAATTTTCCCAACGCTTAAATTGTTTCCAACCC
Coding sequences within it:
- a CDS encoding radical SAM protein; amino-acid sequence: MAQRIQVKSVLNKAKQTDSWFLDGYTINPYSGCSFNCLYCYIRGSKYGEHMEEKVSIKENTLEILDKQLHNRAKKQEFAFVVIGTATDPYLHFESEEKLTRGILELILKHRFPAHIVTKSELITRDFDLLEEINKVAILPMNLAHKMERKVVVSFSFSSVDDTVGKIFEPGAPLPSLRLKTLETTVKNGFLAGVSMMPTIPFVSDTTESLNQMFSAFKQHGAHYAMPSTITLFGNSRGDSKTMMFRAIEKHYPHLLEKYKKWFDQSDYMPAYYNNAFNKKMKELSQEFNLPLRIVQ
- a CDS encoding T9SS type A sorting domain-containing protein, whose translation is MKKLYAFFILSFYSLNFIAQDWVDMMEQPGSNFYTIQAAFNNYFTTHDPTEKGKGWKQFKRWENYMEPRVYPSGDLTLPSQNMKNFETFLQNNSTQKLSNPNMIASSTWTAVGPFGAISGSAGGQLLKSGRLNFITIHPAGSNTLFVGAPAGGLWKSTNGGTSWTTNTDFLTVTGCSDLAIDPSNPNIMYLATGDGDAGDTYSTGILKSIDGGNTWAATGLAWTVNQGRTIRRLIINPTNPQILIAATNVGIYRTTNAGTSWTQVFTTSTHDLEFKPGNPNTVYAGGATFRISNDGGATWATVNAGLPTTGVNRMAVAVTPNDPNYVYVLASLSSNSGFQGFYRSTNSAVSFSTMATSPNLLGWSSTGSDTGGQGWYDLCVAASPLNKDEVVVGGVNVWRTTNGGTNWTLYGHWTGSGAPFTHADHHDLEYDAAGTLFNCNDGTVYRRTATNWQEISGLMNISQIYKIGTSALTANFWITGHQDNGTSYWNGTTYAARMGGDGMDCFIDRTNNANMFASYYSGAFRYSTNTGASWNTPSGLSGTGNWVSPWKQDPSNANNVWAGRQQMFRSTNKGVNFTATAGSMSGTSTIVEFAIAPTNGNILYVIKGTAIWKTTDAGATWTNITGTVPTGSGAPTFITVSPTDANKLWVTLSGYSAGNKVFMSTNGGTTWTNYTSNLPNLPANCSVYQVGTNDMVYVGMDVGVYYRDNLSSTWTLYNTGLPNTPVFDMEISPANPTKLIAATYGRGVWMVDVISAAPPVSSFSVAAAGICAGQNTVFNDQSSNAPTTWSWSVTPSAGVTVNTSASQNPTVNFSTGGTYVVSMVASNGSGPGTLTTQTITVNNTPTVLVSNASQTVCAGSPVTFSASGASAYSWTSGGGTGSSATYSPSAPTSYTVTGNNGGCSSTAVANVAINALPSVSVSGVNSVCIGNTTNLTASGATTYTWNTSATTAVIAVSPTITTNYTVTGTGSNGCRNTAVKTLSVNPLPTVSTAGSSSAVCIGSNASLVASGASTYTWMPGNLTGASVAVSPTVNTTYTVTGTSTAGCTNTAVRSITVNSLPTVNAVASNTAICAGQSTTLTASGATSYTWMPGSITGNPIAPTPAASTTYTLLGANANGCVGTAVRNIVVNPNPTVAVSNANQTICSGNSVTFNASGASTYVWTSGGGTGASATYTPSSNSTYTVTGTSLGCSSNAVVNVTVSGTPTVIVSNPNQAICSGSSVTFNASGAASYNWTSGGGTSASATYSPSGSTSYTVTGNNGTCASSAVVNVTVNPTPTVTIANANQVICIGSSVTFSASGASTYNWTSGGGTSSVATFTPTSSTNYTVTGTNGACTGLAVASVSVSTCTGINEANNNSGFAVYPNPTTGKITVANLNANSVDVVVEVVDVLGKVHAKNTIEPSASVKSIEIDLSSVANGIYFVKLTAGKNKAEVIKVIKN
- a CDS encoding thioredoxin family protein is translated as MKKFILGIILSIFSFGILTAQDNPVHWSFSSKKISDCEYDLIFKAKIDEPWHLYSLNKAGDEGPNPTVFTFKKNSDYELIGKVKQGKPLKEFDKVFEMNVEYYKHEATFTQRIKLLTDKKIKITGKYEYQSCTEEKCIFPPADNFDFELQGTAACNTGSSATATTPTLTESTVKDSTNEAAVQVAEKDSANQANAQTGAVIKETHYEDQKPAATSMSWFGIFLAGFIGGFAALLTPCVFPMIPMNVSFFTKQSKTKQQGIRNALTYALFIIILYVGLGLGVTLIFGAGALHTLSTNVWFNLAFFVLLLVFAASFLGAFEIVLPSSFVNKMDAKADKGGLIGIFFMAFTLALVSFSCTGPIIGTLLVEASSTGNIAGPFWGMFGFALALSLPFGLFAAFPGWLNSLPQSGGWLNAVKVTLGFLELALALKFASNADLVVQAGILTREVFIGLWIVIFGLLGVYLIGGFKTSHDSDLKHVSVTRLFFAITSFFITIYLIPGMWGAPLKIFSGILPPLEYSESPHGFGGSGSAHTVSASENPVDKEFAQYIEVNKNGIVHFKNDYEHALAYAKKVGKPLMVDFTGHACANCRKTEDYVWPDGEVTKRLNNDVVLVSLYVDDKRELAEKDYMNVHWYGKDRVITDIGDKFKYMEETLYGQSTQPLYVLLDHNEKLIAPVRGYDPNIADYVKWLDDGINTFKSKQK